One window of Sphingomonas paeninsulae genomic DNA carries:
- a CDS encoding TonB-dependent receptor — protein sequence MRKSFGIGGSVTPSRATMAISIAAATLSVADPLFAQAKTGEAAGGIEEIVVTAQKRSERLQDVPIAITAITSSQITAQHAGSSYDLTAVVPALNFGKVVAFATPYIRGIGTSSVTAGDEPSVATYVDGVYMGSTLTAALPFNNIDQIEVLKGPQGTLYGRNAMGGLISIKTKAPSDVLTGSGSVTVSNYSTIETDGYLSAPLGQGVAASIAVNFRNQDKGYFHNDFLGNDVGKDESFSVRSKWLFTLSEATSITLAADYAKSHQTVGAAASNYPGSIPAASLPPANGQFTDRPRHITTFFNPRFNVKTYGGSATLRSDIGFADLVSITSYRRTVLHETLSGNGTSADGAAAVTTPEIGTVALASLYYTVRQNTPYFATQELQILSKDNGKLKWILGAFGQLSKDEYAPLRVGFTFGQPILYQLSSTKTKALGLYGQATYELTPAFSLTGGLRYNLEHRSAAGSLFLSPTPVGAPAAVMSKGKTFRGISYHASAQYRFSPELMVYASTSKGFKSGVFNITNVDASPAVKPETLYAYEAGFKSNPAGIARINGSVYYYKYKSLQQQVSQSNGLVALENAGGADLQGAELEGELRPMRGLTLRSGISYEHSKYTKFANASVFANAPGGGFLALSEDVSGNPLVRAPKLTFNAGGTLDVPLPENFGKLSLNGNLYHTSRFPWEPGNRYRQDGYTTIDASLGWTDESSNFRANLWVRNLTDKVYYQGSLPSQRFIWVSNAPPRTFGLTLGFTY from the coding sequence ATGCGCAAGAGCTTTGGTATTGGCGGAAGCGTCACGCCATCCCGTGCCACAATGGCCATCTCCATTGCCGCCGCTACGCTGTCGGTTGCCGATCCCCTTTTTGCGCAGGCCAAGACCGGCGAGGCCGCTGGCGGTATCGAGGAGATCGTCGTTACCGCCCAGAAGCGCTCGGAACGCCTCCAGGATGTTCCCATCGCCATCACCGCGATCACGAGCAGCCAGATCACCGCGCAACATGCCGGCAGCTCCTATGACCTGACCGCCGTGGTGCCGGCACTGAATTTCGGCAAGGTGGTCGCCTTCGCCACCCCCTATATCCGTGGGATCGGCACATCGAGCGTGACGGCGGGGGACGAGCCCAGCGTGGCGACCTATGTCGACGGTGTTTACATGGGGTCCACCCTGACGGCCGCGCTGCCGTTTAACAATATCGATCAGATCGAAGTGCTGAAAGGGCCCCAGGGCACATTATACGGCCGCAACGCGATGGGCGGCCTGATCAGCATCAAGACGAAAGCGCCCTCGGACGTCCTGACCGGTTCCGGTAGCGTCACCGTTTCGAACTACTCGACGATAGAGACGGACGGCTACCTGTCCGCCCCGCTTGGACAGGGCGTCGCCGCGAGCATCGCCGTCAATTTTCGTAACCAGGACAAGGGTTATTTCCATAACGATTTCCTCGGCAATGACGTCGGCAAGGACGAATCTTTTTCGGTTCGCTCGAAATGGTTGTTCACCTTGTCCGAAGCGACGTCGATCACTCTGGCTGCCGATTACGCCAAGTCGCACCAGACCGTCGGTGCCGCCGCGTCGAATTATCCCGGGAGCATTCCCGCAGCCTCGCTGCCGCCGGCGAACGGGCAGTTCACGGATCGTCCGCGTCACATAACGACCTTCTTCAATCCGCGCTTCAATGTGAAGACCTATGGCGGATCGGCAACGCTACGCAGCGATATCGGCTTTGCGGACCTAGTCTCCATAACGAGCTATCGCAGGACGGTTCTCCATGAGACGCTGTCTGGCAACGGCACGAGCGCGGACGGCGCGGCTGCGGTCACGACGCCAGAGATCGGAACCGTGGCGCTGGCGTCGCTATATTATACGGTTCGCCAGAACACCCCCTATTTCGCGACGCAGGAACTGCAAATACTGTCGAAGGACAACGGTAAGCTGAAATGGATTCTGGGCGCCTTCGGGCAGCTCAGCAAAGACGAATATGCGCCGCTGCGCGTGGGTTTCACCTTCGGGCAGCCGATATTGTATCAACTTTCCTCAACCAAGACGAAGGCCCTCGGGCTCTATGGCCAGGCGACCTATGAGTTGACGCCGGCCTTTTCGCTGACCGGCGGCCTCCGTTACAATCTGGAGCATCGCAGCGCGGCGGGATCGCTCTTCCTGAGCCCGACCCCCGTCGGCGCTCCCGCGGCCGTGATGTCCAAAGGCAAGACATTCCGCGGCATTTCCTATCACGCGTCGGCGCAATATCGGTTCAGCCCCGAACTGATGGTTTATGCCTCGACCAGCAAGGGCTTCAAGAGCGGTGTCTTCAATATCACCAATGTCGATGCATCACCTGCTGTTAAGCCGGAAACATTGTATGCCTATGAAGCCGGCTTCAAGAGCAACCCCGCGGGCATCGCCCGGATCAACGGCTCGGTATATTACTATAAATACAAGAGCCTCCAGCAGCAGGTATCGCAATCCAATGGCCTCGTCGCGCTGGAGAACGCTGGCGGCGCGGACTTGCAAGGTGCCGAACTTGAAGGCGAATTGCGTCCGATGCGCGGATTGACGCTGCGTTCGGGCATTTCCTACGAGCATTCGAAGTACACGAAATTCGCCAATGCCTCGGTATTCGCCAACGCTCCGGGCGGCGGCTTTCTGGCTCTCAGCGAGGACGTGTCGGGCAATCCGTTAGTCCGGGCGCCTAAGCTCACATTTAATGCCGGCGGTACATTGGACGTTCCGCTCCCCGAGAATTTCGGAAAGCTCTCCTTGAACGGGAATCTCTACCATACGAGCAGGTTTCCATGGGAGCCGGGCAACCGCTACCGGCAAGATGGCTACACCACGATCGACGCGTCCCTCGGCTGGACGGACGAATCGTCTAACTTCCGCGCGAACCTGTGGGTGAGGAACCTCACCGACAAGGTCTATTATCAGGGTTCCCTGCCGTCGCAGCGGTTTATCTGGGTGTCCAACGCGCCACCGCGGACATTCGGCCTGACCCTCGGATTCACATACTAG